From the Carya illinoinensis cultivar Pawnee chromosome 4, C.illinoinensisPawnee_v1, whole genome shotgun sequence genome, one window contains:
- the LOC122308031 gene encoding 30S ribosomal protein S21, chloroplastic-like: MATSSSSLYNFLSFLFPSKPPPPPPPPQLATFKAQKPKNDLEPLVSQEAPLNSSSSSLASVICPTLAYSNTLYFKSAYNVQVIVDENEHEERLLNRFRREVMRAGVIQECKRRRFFENKQDEKKRRTREAAKRNKKRRPQLRTPPETKPEATTNKKEDDEDNWDLPEEGDIPY; the protein is encoded by the exons ATGGCTACCTCATCCTCGTCTCTCTACAACTTCCTCTCCTTCCTCTTTCCCTCAAAACCCCCGCCTCCGCCGCCGCCGCCCCAGCTCGCTACTTTTAAGGCCCAGAAACCCAAAAATGATCTAGAACCACTGGTGTCTCAAGAGGCCCCTctaaattcttcttcttcttcgttggCCTCTGTGATATGCCCCACTCTGGCATATTCCAACACCCTCTACTTTAAATCCGCCTACAACGTGCAAGTGATAGTGGATGAAAATGAGCACGAGGAGAGGCTGCTGAATCGGTTCCGGAGAGAGGTCATGAGAGCCGGTGTTATTCAAGAGTGTAAGCGCAGGAGGTTCTTCGAAAATAAGCAGGACGAGAAGAAGCGGAGGACGCGGGAGGCCGCTAAGCGCAACAAAAAGAG GCGCCCCCAATTAAGAACTCCACCAGAGACCAAGCCGGAAGCGACAACAAACAAGAAGGAAGATGATGAGGATAATTGGGATCTGCCTGAAGAGGGTGACATCCCCTATTAA
- the LOC122307367 gene encoding SWI/SNF complex component SNF12 homolog has product MSVNSNNPPKSLGASSSPFGNAGMPTNPQFSQSQAQIAAGFQSQFQLSQAQAIAQAQSKAAAHAQAQAAHAQAQAQAAHAQFQAQLQAQGLSLNQTHPAGIGNLGTSSPSMSTPGNLGAKRMPPKTPIRPLGVSPTNAVSPLKAMELQSAARRKKQKLPEKQLQDKVAAILPESALYTQLLEFEARVDAALSRKKVDIQEALKSSPCVQKTLRIYVFNTSANQIRTIPKKPNAEPPTWTLKIVGRILEDGVDPDQPGVVQKSNPFYPKFSAFFKRVTISLDQRLYPDNHVIMWENARSPAPHEGFEVKRKGDKEFTVNIRLEMNYVPEKFKLSPALMEVLGIEVDTRPRIIAAIWHYVKARKLQNPGDPSIFNCDPPLQRVFGEERMKFTMVSQKISQHLFPPQPIHLEHKIKLSGNSPAGTACYDVLVDVPFPIQRDLSALLANTEKNKEIDTCDEAICTAIRKIHEHRRRRAFFLGFSQSPVEFIDALIESQSVDLKVAAGEANRSAEKERRSDFFTQPWVEDAVIRYLNRKPVAGSDAPGSM; this is encoded by the exons ATGTCTGTTAACAGCAATAACCCGCCCAAGAGCCTCGGGGCCTCTTCTTCGCCCTTTGGCAATGCCGGTATGCCCACAAACCCTCAGTTTTCACAATCTCAAGCCCAGATTGCGGCTGGCTTTCAGAGTCAGTTTCAGTTGTCCCAAGCACAGGCTATAGCACAGGCACAGTCCAAAGCTGCGGCTCATGCCCAAGCTCAAGCAGCTCACGCCCAAGCACAAGCACAAGCGGCTCACGCGCAATTCCAGGCTCAGTTACAAGCTCAAGGGCTTTCCCTCAACCAGACCCATCCAGCAGGCATTGGTAATTTGGGTACATCGTCACCCTCCATGTCAACACCCGGTAATTTAGGCGCAAAGCGAATGCCACCAAAGACGCCGATCCGCCCTCTCGGTGTTTCCCCTACCAACGCGGTATCCCCCTTGAAAGCAATGGAATTGCAATCTGCTGCTCGGAGAAAGAAGCAGAAACTTCCCGAGAAGCAGCTTCAAGACAAAGTGGCAGCGATTCTGCCTGAGTCTGCTCTGTACACCCAGCTTCTTGAGTTTGAGGCTCGTGTCGATGCTGCTCTTTCAAGAAAGAAAGTTGACATCCAAGAGGCCCTTAAAAGTTCTCCATGTGTGCAAAAAACCCTTCGCATTTATGTTTTCAACACCTCTGCAAATCAGATTCGCACCATTCCAAAGAAGCCAAATGCCGAGCCCCCTACCTGGACGCTTAAGATAGTTGGAAGGATCTTGGAAGATGGGGTGGATCCTGATCAGCCCGGAGTGGTCCAAAAGTCAAACCCCTTTTACCCAAAGTTCTCAGCTTTCTTCAAGAGAGTGACCATTTCCTTGGACCAGAGACTATATCCTGACAACCATGTCATTATGTGGGAGAATGCTCGATCACCTGCACCTCACGAGGGGTTTGAGGTTAAGAGGAAAGGGGATAAAGAATTTACTGTGAATATACGGTTAGAAATGAACTACGTGCCCGAGAAGTTCAAGCTTTCACCAGCTTTGATGGAAGTTCTCGGTATTGAAGTTGATACTCGCCCGAGAATAATAGCTGCAATCTGGCATTATGTAAAGGCGAGGAAATTGCAGAACCCCGGTGATCCCTCTATCTTTAATTGCGATCCACCTCTTCAAAGAGTTTTTGGGGAAGAAAGAATGAAATTCACGATGGTTTCTCAGAAGATATCACAGCATCTATTCCCTCCACAGCCTATACATTTGGAGCATAAGATCAAGCTTTCAGGGAATAGTCCTGCTGGAACTGCATGTTATGATGTATTAGTCGATGTGCCTTTTCCAATTCAGAGGGATTTATCTGCTCTATTGGCCAACACAGAGAAGAACAAAGAAATTGACACCTGTGATGAAGCAATATGTACTGCTATAAGAAAAATTCATGAGCACCGTCGGAGGCGGGCATTCTTCCTTGGTTTCAGTCAATCACCGGTGGAATTCATCGATGCTTTAATTGAATCTCAAAGCGTGGATTTGAAGGTTGCAGCTGGCGAAGCAAATCGTAGTGCTGAAAAAGAGCGACGGTCAGATTTCTTTACCCAACCATG GGTTGAAGATGCTGTTATCCGCTATTTGAATCGCAAGCCAGTTGCAGGGAGTGATGCTCCTGGAAGCATGTGA
- the LOC122307368 gene encoding cytochrome P450 94B3-like: protein MGVVIFMSIYILKPLTFMFLPIILYLFHVILRDLWRVNRKLSCHGPPTYPIIGCLISFYKNRNHLLDWYTELLTESATNTIVVHRFGAPRTIVTANPENVEYMLKTNFNNFPKGKRFTEILGDFLGFGIFNVDGELWRSQRKLASHEFSAKSLRELAMNTLEEEVEKQLLPLLESLAAAKEVVDLQELLRRLAFNMVCEVSLGIDRFCLDPSQPISPLAKAFDMASEVCARRGAAPLFIVWKIKRWLGLGSEQKLKDAVEEVHAYVNDIIQHRKQKMNQRDQVCSEDDLLSRFISAGHEDEIIRDMMISFIMAGRDTTSAAMTWFFWLLSCHPDTEQEVLKEIESVAGDTEMLDYESLKELKLLKACLCESMRLYPPVAWDSKHAMVDDLLPDGTPVNAGDRLTYFPYGMGRMEALWGKDRLEFKPDRWFLEPDKEKSGALKEVCPYKFPVFQAGPRVCLGKEMAFTQMKYVVASILRRFEFRPVGSESPLFVPLLTAHMAGGFKVLVHRRR from the coding sequence ATGGGAGTAGTGATCTTCATGTCTATCTACATATTGAAGCCTTTAACGTTTATGTTTTTGCCAATTATTCTCTATCTGTTTCACGTAATTTTACGTGACCTATGGCGAGTTAATCGAAAACTTTCCTGCCATGGCCCGCCAACATATCCCATCATTGGATGCTTGATTTCCTTCTACAAGAACCGCAACCATCTTTTGGATTGGTACACTGAGCTACTCACGGAATCAGCAACCAACACGATCGTGGTGCACCGATTTGGTGCACCACGAACCATAGTCACTGCAAATCCAGAGAACGTGGAGTACATGCTCAAGACAAACTTCAACAACTTTCCCAAAGGTAAGCGCTTCACTGAGATTCTTGGCGATTTTCTTGGGTTCGGTATATTCAATGTGGATGGGGAGCTTTGGCGCAGCCAGCGCAAGTTGGCTAGCCACGAGTTCAGTGCCAAGTCCCTGCGAGAGTTAGCCATGAATACCCTGGAGGAAGAGGTGGAGAAGCAGTTGTTGCCGCTGCTGGAGTCATTGGCCGCCGCGAAAGAAGTGGTTGACTTGCAGGAGTTGCTGAGACGACTCGCATTCAACATGGTTTGTGAGGTTTCCTTGGGGATTGATCGGTTTTGCTTAGATCCTTCCCAACCCATTTCGCCACTAGCAAAGGCTTTCGACATGGCCTCAGAGGTATGTGCAAGGCGTGGAGCCGCACCTCTTTTCATTGTTTGGAAGATCAAAAGATGGCTCGGACTAGGATCTGAGCAAAAGCTAAAGGATGctgttgaagaagttcatgccTATGTGAATGATATAATTCAACACAGGAAGCAAAAGATGAATCAACGTGATCAGGTTTGCAGTGAAGATGATCTCCTATCACGGTTCATATCAGCCGGACATGAAGACGAGATTATAAGAGACATGATGATAAGCTTCATCATGGCAGGAAGGGACACAACTTCAGCGGCAATGACATGGTTCTTCTGGTTGCTTTCCTGCCATCCTGATACAGAGCAAGAGGTGCTGAAGGAGATAGAATCCGTCGCAGGGGATACAGAAATGTTGGATTATGAATCGTTGAAGGAGTTGAAATTGTTGAAGGCATGCCTCTGCGAATCCATGAGGCTATACCCACCTGTGGCTTGGGACTCCAAGCATGCCATGGTCGACGACTTGTTGCCAGATGGAACTCCGGTCAATGCTGGAGACAGGCTGACTTACTTTCCTTATGGGATGGGGAGAATGGAAGCACTGTGGGGGAAGGACAGGCTTGAGTTCAAACCGGATCGGTGGTTTCTCGAACCAGACAAGGAGAAATCAGGAGCTCTGAAGGAGGTGTGCCCCTACAAGTTCCCAGTTTTTCAGGCCGGTCCAAGGGTGTGTCTCGGGAAGGAGATGGCCTTCACTCAAATGAAGTACGTTGTGGCTTCCATTCTTAGGCGGTTCGAGTTTAGACCCGTAGGTTCAGAAAGTCCTCTCTTTGTGCCACTCCTGACGGCTCACATGGCTGGCGGGTTCAAGGTTTTGGTTCACAGGAGGAGATAG
- the LOC122307225 gene encoding transcription and mRNA export factor ENY2, translating to MRASVNRPPTPDVGDTQEKQPTLEEIINIKFIESGEKERLMELLRERLIECGWKDEMKALCRAFVKKKGRNNVTVDDLVHLITPKGRASIPDSIKAELLQRIRTFLVSAAL from the exons AT gagGGCATCGGTGAATCGTCCCCCAACACCAGATGTAGGAGATACTCAGGAAAAGCAGCCGACGCTTGAAGAAATTATCAACATTAAG TTCATTGAGAGCGGAGAGAAGGAGCGATTAATGGAGCTTCTGAGGGAAAGGCTTATAGAGTGTGGCTGGAAGGATGAAATGAAAGCTCTTTGCAG GGCATTtgtaaagaagaaaggaagaaacaaTGTTACAGTGGATGACCTCGTACATTTAATTACTCCAAAGGGCAGAG CTTCCATTCCTGATTCCATAAAGGCTGAACTCTTGCAAAGAATTCGTACGTTTCTCGTGTCAGCAGCTCTTTAA
- the LOC122307224 gene encoding B2 protein-like produces MESIQNFWQLSSELRGQSKASEDHRWSMVASKLAEQTRSKGERMNNLDLCKGPADIRTREKVGFQEENKFESFNFNMLNLDSKFIENVSKSSFRNGIYDMNAVYQKNNANLVGNMMATKYNGNIHGNKGSNDTGCNNINENANTNNAVDKRFKTLPATETLPRNEVLGGYIFVCNNDTMQEDLKRQLFGLPPRYRDSVRAITPGLPLFLYNYTTHQLHGIFEATTFGGSNIDPTAWEDKKCKGESRFPAQVRIRVRKLCKALEEDAFRPVLHHYDGPKFRLELSVPETLALLDLCEQEGSAA; encoded by the exons ATGGAGAGCATACAGAACTTTTGGCAGTTGTCCTCTGAGCTTCGAGGACAATCGAAAGCATCAGAGGATCACAGATGGTCAATGGTTGCTTCTAAGTTGGCTGAGCAGACCAGGTCAAAGGGTGAGCGCATGAATAACCTTGATCTCTGCAAGGGCCCAGCTGATATAAGAACAAGGGAGAAAGTTGGGTTCCAGGAAGAAAACAAATTTGAAAGCTTCAACTTCAATATGCTGAATTTGGACTCTAAATTCATTGAAAATGTGAGCAAAAGTTCCTTCAGGAATGGTATTTATGACATGAATGCAGTGTACCAGAAAAACAATGCAAACCTTGTGGGAAACATGATGGCCACAAAGTATAATGGCAATATTCACGGGAATAAAGGTTCCAACGACACTGGCTGCAACAACATCAATGAAAATGCCAACACCAACAATGCAGTTGACAAAAGGTTCAAGACCTTGCCAGCAACAGAGACACTCCCACGCAATGAGGTGCTGGGAGGATACATCTTTGTGTGTAATAACGATACAATGCAGGAAGATTTGAAGCGACAGTTATTTG GTTTACCTCCAAGATATCGGGATTCGGTACGGGCAATCACCCCAGGCTTACCACTGTTTCTGTATAATTATACTACCCACCAGTTGCATGGAATCTTTGAG GCAACAACTTTTGGGGGATCTAACATTGATCCAACTGCTTGGGAAGATAAGAAATGTAAAGGCGAGTCAAGGTTTCCTGCTCAG GTAAGAATCCGTGTTAGGAAACTCTGCAAGGCTTTGGAAGAAGATGCCTTCAGGCCGGTCTTGCACCACTATGATGGTCCCAAATTCCGTCTTGAGCTCTCAGTTCCCGAG ACCCTGGCTCTCTTAGACCTCTGTGAGCAAGAAGGCTCAGCAGCATAA